Proteins co-encoded in one Malus sylvestris chromosome 9, drMalSylv7.2, whole genome shotgun sequence genomic window:
- the LOC126581924 gene encoding anaphase-promoting complex subunit 13-like isoform X1: protein MVELNPGILIDIVDEEWMRNTLPDDELPLPPVLVVQTDDNADSSTSFYSLGKKFHPPCQFFHGDENYDQETQQVDADGWHDLALPSSDFSSSLGNAS from the exons ATGGTTGAGTTGAACCCGGGTATACTAATAGATATTGTGGATGAAGAATGGATGAGAAACACTCTTCCTGATGACG AGCTTCCCCTACCACCAGTGCTTGTTGTACAGACTGATGACAACGCAGATTCAAGTACGTCTTTTTATTCTTTAGGAAAAAAATTTCACCCACCGTGCCAGTTTTTCCATGGAGACGAAAATTATG ATCAAGAGACTCAACAAGTTGATGCGGATGGTTGGCATGATCTTGCATTACCTTCCAgtgatttttcttcttctcttggcAATGCTTCTTGA
- the LOC126581924 gene encoding anaphase-promoting complex subunit 13-like isoform X2, whose amino-acid sequence MVELNPGILIDIVDEEWMRNTLPDDELPLPPVLVVQTDDNADSNQETQQVDADGWHDLALPSSDFSSSLGNAS is encoded by the exons ATGGTTGAGTTGAACCCGGGTATACTAATAGATATTGTGGATGAAGAATGGATGAGAAACACTCTTCCTGATGACG AGCTTCCCCTACCACCAGTGCTTGTTGTACAGACTGATGACAACGCAGATTCAA ATCAAGAGACTCAACAAGTTGATGCGGATGGTTGGCATGATCTTGCATTACCTTCCAgtgatttttcttcttctcttggcAATGCTTCTTGA
- the LOC126581923 gene encoding uncharacterized protein LOC126581923: MELKDTAPIGEKEPEIMLLDNPFARLLLEELRIGDQSLLEVQNLPEKSNVREENVPKEEKALELEENRKLKASESNLLRGTKRKANYMALRITGSWTKSGEKEAMPSSDHLPADAFEVSY, encoded by the coding sequence ATGGAATTGAAAGACACTGCACCAATTGGCGAAAAGGAGCCCGAGATCATGCTTCTTGATAACCCATTTGCAAGGTTGCTGCTGGAGGAGCTGAGAATCGGGGATCAGTCGCTACTCGAGGTTCAGAATTTGCCTGAGAAATCCAATGTGCGCGAAGAAAATGTGCCGAAAGAAGAGAAGGCTCTCGAGTTGGAAGAAAACAGAAAGCTGAAAGCGTCTGAGAGTAACTTGCTTAGAGGTACAAAAAGGAAAGCAAATTATATGGCCCTGAGGATAACTGGTTCTTGGACTAAATCTGGAGAGAAAGAAGCAATGCCGTCTTCTGATCATTTGCCCGCCGATGCTTTTGAGGTTTCGTATTAA
- the LOC126581922 gene encoding uncharacterized protein At1g03900-like, which yields MEKEPAVPTEQEETEAEALELVLFQVPECYVYLIPPRKSAASYRADEWDVNKWVWDGILKVISKGEECIIRLEDKKTNELYARAFLRNGEPHPVEPVIDSSRYFVLRVEENIDGRLRHAFIGIGFRERTEAYDFQAALHDHMKYLDKKKTAEEMEQKFQQTSLVDYSLKEGETIVLQLKNKTAEIVKSKVSENNSPEKKANQKEPLICIKPPPPPPAPLSPSATVDKSSSNLPPNLNLEGTSKHEASESTEHESTETSSSGNQGTQDIPDDDFGDFQAAG from the exons ATGGAGAAGGAACCGGCGGTACCGACTGAGCAAGAAGAGACGGAAGCTGAAGCTCTGGAGCTTGTTCTTTTTCAAGTGCCTGAATGTTACGTATACTTG ATACCGCCGAGGAAAAGTGCTGCTTCATACAG GGCAGATGAATGGGATGTAAACAAATGGGTATGGGACGGGATATTGAAAGTAATCAGCAAAGGAGAAGAGTGCATTATCAGACTTGAAGATAAGAAAACGA ATGAACTATATGCTCGGGCATTTTTGAGAAATGGAGAGCCTCATCCAGTGGAACCTGTAATTGATAGCAGCAG ATACTTCGTTCTTCGTGTAGAGGAGAACATTG ATGGTCGGCTTCGGCATGCTTTCATTGGCATTGGATTTCGAGAAAGAACAGAAGCTTATGATTTCCAAGCCGCCTTGCATGATCACATGAA ATATCTGGACAAAAAGAAAACTGCAGAAGAGATGGAACAAAAATTTCAGCAAACTTCCTTAGTTGATTACAGCTTAAAAGAGGGGGAGACTATTGTACTACAATTAAAGAAC AAAACTGCCGAAATCGTGAAGTCCAAGGTTTCTGAGAACAACTCACCAGAGAAAAAGGCTAACCAAAAAGAACCCTTGATTTGTATCAaaccaccacctcctcctccgGCACCACTTTCGCCTTCTGCTACTGTTGACAAGTCTTCCTCAAACTTGCCTCCAAATCTCAATCTTGAGGGAACTTCTAAGCACGAGGCCTCGGAATCAACGGAACATGAGTCGACGGAAACAAGCTCTTCTGGGAATCAAGGCACTCAAGATATACCAGATGacgactttggggattttcagGCAGCTGGTTAA